In Oryza sativa Japonica Group chromosome 11, ASM3414082v1, the following are encoded in one genomic region:
- the LOC4350974 gene encoding uncharacterized protein, with protein MALLLPDDAVADVLRRLPPRGLAAARCVCKPWRDLVDVRALLRPRLLPRSAHGVLINYIDHGRPHLFSRPSSSSPSSAAAIGGEIIDGNLTFLPNDGDRDWWCVLDHCDGLLLCGIEWGSQLCACNPATRRWATLPAARQGPSRYAAAYLAFDPAASPDYEVLLIPNLPEKPSPPVPNQPRRRRRRRQDELAGPFCLHMLFSPLDAADESDLDGDVDVAVDVDVDVDDDEVATPAASSVDDDQYKLMEWPPSPYLLEVFSSRSGRWEERAFVREGEKVTTVEDMMPLGYPYRGPRRGYSVYHHGSLYAHCRGAFVTRYSLANGKYQVIETPINMANYKWEKPYLGKSEMGVLFGMIHGGQLSVWILQESAGQMGWILTYQHDLRPFAKEVSSLRYNGNLTTGSWTVEENSTGMHGNRDTLSAEDFEWDSDNDDFLAVEVRNEEYDDDCEHFDILGFHPYKEVVFLDQSFKTIAFHFNSSKIQYLGYSRPKCYYRNYTNGIYESFVYTPCMIGELHGVIGQSSS; from the exons atggcgctgctgctgccggacgacgccgtcgccgacgtcctccgccgcctcccgccgcggggcctcgccgcggcgcggtGCGTCTGCAAGCCGTGGCGCGACCTCGTCGACGTCCGCGCGCTGCTGCGCCCGCGCCTCCTGCCGCGCTCGGCGCACGGCGTCCTCATCAACTACATCGACCACGGCCGCCCGCACCTCTTCtcccgcccttcctcctcctcgccgtcgtcggcggcggcgatcggcgGCGAGATCATCGACGGGAACCTCACGTTCTTGCCCAACGACGGGGACAGGGACTGGTGGTGCGTCCTGGACCACTgcgacggcctcctcctctgcgGGATCGAGTGGGGGAGCCAGCTCTGCGCCTGCAacccggcgacgcggcggtgggcgacgcTGCCCGCCGCGCGCCAGGGGCCCTCGCGCTACGCCGCCGCGTACCTGGCGTTCgatccggccgcctcccccgaCTACGAGGTCCTCCTGATCCCCAATCTGCCGGAGAAACCCTCGCCGCCGGTACCCAatcagccgcggcggcggcggcggcggcggcaggatgaGCTCGCCGGCCCATTCTGCCTCCACATGCTGTTCTCGCCGCTGGACGCCGCTGATGAATCGGATCTGGACGGCGATGTCGATGTCGCTGTCGATGTCGATGTCGATGTCGATGACGATGAGGTAGCAACACCAGCAGCATCATCTGTGGATGATGATCAGTATAAGTTGATGGAATGGCCGCCATCGCCGTACTTGCTGGAGGTGTTCTCGTCGAGGTCCGGGCGATGGGAGGAGAGGGCGTTCGTCAGGGAAGGGGAGAAGGTGACCACCGTGGAAGACATGATGCCATTGGGATACCCTTACCGGGGCCCGCGCCGAGGGTACAGCGTGTATCACCATGGATCATTGTATGCACATTGTCGAGGCGCTTTTGTTACAAG GTATTCACTGGCAAATGGCAAGTACCAAGTAATTGAAACACCAATAAACATGGCGAACTACAAATGGGAAAAACCATATCTAGGGAAGTCAGAGATGGGTGTGCTCTTCGGAATGATTCATGGCGGCCAGCTATCCGTTTGGATCCTCCAAGAATCAGCAGGACAGATGGGGTGGATCTTAACTTATCAACATGACCTTAGGCCCTTTGCCAAAGAAGTAAGCTCTCTCAGATACAATGGTAACCTGACTACTGGTTCTTGGACTGTAGAAGAAAATAGTACTGGTATGCATGGAAACAGAGATACTCTGTCTGCAGAGGATTTCGAGTGGGACTCTGACAATGATGATTTCCTCGCGGTTGAAGTTAGAAACGAGGAATATGATGATGACTGTGAACACTTTGACATTCTTGGATTTCATCCTTACAAGGAAGTTGTTTTCTTGGATCAGTCATTCAAAACAATCGCCTTTCATTTCAATAGCTCAAAGATTCAATACCTGGGTTACTCGCGCCCAAAGTGCTACTACCGGAACTACACAAATGGTATATATGAGTCGTTCGTGTACACTCCCTGCATGATTGGAGAGCTTCATGGAGTTATTGGGCAGAGCTCATCTTGA
- the LOC107279407 gene encoding uncharacterized protein isoform X2, producing the protein MALPVPDDAFAEILGRLPPKSLAVARCVCKPWRELVDSRGLLLRRLLPRSVDGVLFNYVGHRRPHLLSLRRPSSSSSSSVPASCGGGRVDGDLTASVPAGDRAWWAVVDHRDGLLLCDVYWGSRLFVCNPATRRWATLPQPPPEREPAAACAGGKYLAFDPAVSPHYEVLLIPALPEKAAEDAVDGDEAAAAYLSMEWPPSPYKVEVFSSETGRWEERVFVREEEGEAAAATTVEDMKSWEYVFARPRQGYSVFWKGALFSMSSDKYQIIKTPIIIRNNMFVRPHLGKSKMGVSFGFIDDYQLSVWILKESAGQIKWVLSYQHDLWAAINQIDSFDFGGHQINGPWVLEETIPKYRTIENKETLSDKEWDSDNDDFLDTEVDDFLIDTEVDDEGHNDFAYFRILGFHPYKEVIFLEETLRTFAYHLNSSKIQYLGYSCPKYCYGRYTIHESFVYTPGMIGELNGHYAAGQSSPQ; encoded by the exons ATGGCGCTGCCGGTGCCGGACGACGCCTTCGCCGAGATCCTCGGCCGCCTGCCGCCCAAGAGCCTCGCCGTCGCGAGGTGCGTCTGCAAGCCATGGCGCGAGCTCGTCGACAGCCGCGGGCTGCTGCTCCGGCGCCTCCTGCCGCGCTCGGTGGACGGCGTCCTCTTCAACTAcgtcggccaccgccgcccgcacctcctctccctccgccgcccctcctcctcgtcgtcgtcttcggtgCCGGcgtcgtgcggcggcggcagggtcgACGGCGACCTCACCGCCTCCGTGCCCGCCGGCGACCGCGCATGGTGGGCCGTCGTGGACCACcgcgacggcctcctcctctgcgACGTCTACTGGGGCAGCCGCCTCTTCGTCTGCAacccggcgacgcggcggtgggcgacgctgccgcagccgccgccggagcgcgagcccgccgccgcgtgcgccgGCGGCAAGTACCTCGCGTTCGATCCGGCCGTGTCGCCGCACTACGAGGTGCTCTTGATCCCCGCCTtgccggagaaggcggcggaggatgccgtcgacggcgatgaggccgccgccgcctatcTGTCGATGGagtggccgccgtcgccgtacaAGGTGGAGGTGTTCTCGTCGGAGACGGGGCGGTGGGAGGAGAGGGTGTTCGTCCGGGAAGAagaaggcgaggcggcggcggcgacgacggtggaggACATGAAATCATGGGAGTATGTTTTCGCGCGGCCACGTCAAGGGTACAGCGTGTTCTGGAAAGGAGCACT gttttcAATGTCAAGTGACAAGTaccaaataattaaaactcCAATAATCATTCGGAACAACATGTTTGTCAGACCACATTTAGGCAAATCTAAGATGGGTGTGTCATTTGGATTTATTGATGATTATCAACTCTCAGTCTGGATCCTCAAAGAATCAGCTGGACAAATTAAGTGGGTCTTAAGTTACCAACATGACCTTTGGGCAGCGATCAATCAAATAGATTCGTTTGATTTTGGTGGTCACCAGATTAATGGGCCTTGGGTCTTAGAAGAGACCATCCCAAAATACAGAACAATTGAAAACAAGGAGACTCTCTCAGACAAAGAGTGGGATTCCGACAATGATGATTTTCTTGATACTGAAGTTGATGATTTTCTAATTGATACTGAAGTTGATGATGAGGGACATAACGATTTTGCATACTTTCGTATCCTTGGATTTCATCCttacaaggaagtcattttCTTAGAAGAAACATTACGAACATTTGCCTATCATTTGAATAGCTCAAAGATTCAATACTTGGGCTACTCATGCCCTAAATATTGCTACGGAAGATACACAATACATGAGTCGTTCGTGTACACTCCCGGCATGATTGGAGAGCTTAATGGACACTATGCTGCAGGGCAGAGCTCACCTCAATGA
- the LOC107279407 gene encoding uncharacterized protein isoform X1 — protein MALPVPDDAFAEILGRLPPKSLAVARCVCKPWRELVDSRGLLLRRLLPRSVDGVLFNYVGHRRPHLLSLRRPSSSSSSSVPASCGGGRVDGDLTASVPAGDRAWWAVVDHRDGLLLCDVYWGSRLFVCNPATRRWATLPQPPPEREPAAACAGGKYLAFDPAVSPHYEVLLIPALPEKAAEDAVDGDEAAAAYLSMEWPPSPYKVEVFSSETGRWEERVFVREEEGEAAAATTVEDMKSWEYVFARPRQGYSVFWKGALYVHSGGHFVTRFSMSSDKYQIIKTPIIIRNNMFVRPHLGKSKMGVSFGFIDDYQLSVWILKESAGQIKWVLSYQHDLWAAINQIDSFDFGGHQINGPWVLEETIPKYRTIENKETLSDKEWDSDNDDFLDTEVDDFLIDTEVDDEGHNDFAYFRILGFHPYKEVIFLEETLRTFAYHLNSSKIQYLGYSCPKYCYGRYTIHESFVYTPGMIGELNGHYAAGQSSPQ, from the exons ATGGCGCTGCCGGTGCCGGACGACGCCTTCGCCGAGATCCTCGGCCGCCTGCCGCCCAAGAGCCTCGCCGTCGCGAGGTGCGTCTGCAAGCCATGGCGCGAGCTCGTCGACAGCCGCGGGCTGCTGCTCCGGCGCCTCCTGCCGCGCTCGGTGGACGGCGTCCTCTTCAACTAcgtcggccaccgccgcccgcacctcctctccctccgccgcccctcctcctcgtcgtcgtcttcggtgCCGGcgtcgtgcggcggcggcagggtcgACGGCGACCTCACCGCCTCCGTGCCCGCCGGCGACCGCGCATGGTGGGCCGTCGTGGACCACcgcgacggcctcctcctctgcgACGTCTACTGGGGCAGCCGCCTCTTCGTCTGCAacccggcgacgcggcggtgggcgacgctgccgcagccgccgccggagcgcgagcccgccgccgcgtgcgccgGCGGCAAGTACCTCGCGTTCGATCCGGCCGTGTCGCCGCACTACGAGGTGCTCTTGATCCCCGCCTtgccggagaaggcggcggaggatgccgtcgacggcgatgaggccgccgccgcctatcTGTCGATGGagtggccgccgtcgccgtacaAGGTGGAGGTGTTCTCGTCGGAGACGGGGCGGTGGGAGGAGAGGGTGTTCGTCCGGGAAGAagaaggcgaggcggcggcggcgacgacggtggaggACATGAAATCATGGGAGTATGTTTTCGCGCGGCCACGTCAAGGGTACAGCGTGTTCTGGAAAGGAGCACTGTACGTGCATTCTGGAGGTCATTTTGTTACAAG gttttcAATGTCAAGTGACAAGTaccaaataattaaaactcCAATAATCATTCGGAACAACATGTTTGTCAGACCACATTTAGGCAAATCTAAGATGGGTGTGTCATTTGGATTTATTGATGATTATCAACTCTCAGTCTGGATCCTCAAAGAATCAGCTGGACAAATTAAGTGGGTCTTAAGTTACCAACATGACCTTTGGGCAGCGATCAATCAAATAGATTCGTTTGATTTTGGTGGTCACCAGATTAATGGGCCTTGGGTCTTAGAAGAGACCATCCCAAAATACAGAACAATTGAAAACAAGGAGACTCTCTCAGACAAAGAGTGGGATTCCGACAATGATGATTTTCTTGATACTGAAGTTGATGATTTTCTAATTGATACTGAAGTTGATGATGAGGGACATAACGATTTTGCATACTTTCGTATCCTTGGATTTCATCCttacaaggaagtcattttCTTAGAAGAAACATTACGAACATTTGCCTATCATTTGAATAGCTCAAAGATTCAATACTTGGGCTACTCATGCCCTAAATATTGCTACGGAAGATACACAATACATGAGTCGTTCGTGTACACTCCCGGCATGATTGGAGAGCTTAATGGACACTATGCTGCAGGGCAGAGCTCACCTCAATGA